The genomic stretch GAGGTGGTGCTGGCCGACGGACGGGTCCTGCGGACCGGACGGCGCACCGTCAAGGGCGTCGCCGGATACGACCTGGCCCGGCTGTTCGTCGGCTCCGAGGGCACCCTCGGCGTCATCACCGAGGCCACGCTCGCGCTGCGCCCTGCCCCTCAGCGGCCGGTGACCCTGGCCGCCACCTTCGCCACCACCGCGCAGACCGGCGAGGTCGTCGAGCGGGTGGTGACCGGCGGACTGGTGCCCAGCCTGCTGGAGGTCATGGACAACACGTGCATCTGCGCGGTCGACGACCTGATGCGCGCCGACCTCGACCGGGGTGCCCGGGCGCTGCTGGTCGCCCAGTCCGACGCCGGGGGAGCAGCCGCCGCGGCCGAGATCGCCGCGCTGGCCCAGCTGTGCGCGGCGGCCGGTGCGGACCTCGTGCACACCACGGACGACCCGGCCGAGGGCGACCTGCTCCTGGCCGCTCGCCGGATGGCGCTGCCCGCCCTCGAGCAGCTCGGCAGCACGCTCATCGACGACGTCGCCGTCCCGCGGTCGCGGATCGCGGCCTTCCTCGACGGCTGCGACGGCATCGCCGAGCGCCGGCAGCTCGTCATCGGCGTCGTCGGCCACGCCGGTGACGGCAACATGCACCCGACGATCTGCTTCGACCCCACCGACGCCGACCAGCGCGAGCGGGCCTTCGCGGCCTTCGACGACATCCTCGAGCTCGGCCTCTCCCTCGGCGGCACCATCACCGGTGAGCACGGCGTGGGATCGATCAAGGTCGACTGGCTCGAGCGCGAGATCGGCCCCGTGTCGCTGTCGGTCCACCGGGCGATCAAGGACGCGCTCGACCCGGCCGGTCTGCTCAACCCGGGCAAGGTGTTCCGGCGGGCGAGCGTCGCCGACCTGGCCGCCGTGGGCGGCCTGACGAGCGGGGCTCGGTGAGCGAGATCCGCGACGCCGACTGGTACGGCGCGGACCTCGGCGGGCAGGAGCACATCGACGTCACGTTCGCCGGCGTCGACCTGACCGAGACCACCGGGGACGGTGCCGTCTTCACCGACTGCACCTTCCGCGACTGCGCGTTCAACCTCGCCGAGCTCACCGATGCGGCCTTCGTGAACTGCACCTTCACCGGCTGCTCCTTCTTCCACGTCACCTTCGCCGGCTGCAAGCTCGTCGGCAGCACGTTCGGCCGGTGCACCTTCGACCTGCTGACCGTCAGCGGGGGCGACTGGTCCTTCGTCGGGCTGGCGGGAGCCGATCTCTCCCGTGCCACCTTCACCGGCGCGCGGATGCGCGAGGCCGACCTCACCGGCGTGCGCGCCGCGGGCGCGACGCTGCGCGGCCTGGACCTCTCCGCGGCCACCCTGGACGACGCCGACCTGCGCGGCGCCGACCTGCGCGGCTCGGACCTCTCGTCGCTCGACCCGCGCACCGTGCAACTCGCCGACGCGCAGATCGACCTCCCGCAGGCGCTCGCGCTGGTCACCGCGCTGGGCCTTCGCGTGCGCCCCGACGCTTCCGACTGACCGCCGCGGCGGGATACTGGTGTCGAGCTGCACCGCCGGACACCGACGACAGGAGTGCCCCGCATGCCCATCGCGACCCCCGAGGTCTACGCCGACATGATCAGCCGGGCCAAGGAGGGCGGGTTCGCCTATCCGGCGATCAACTGCACGTCCTCCGAGACCATCAACGCGGCGCTGCGCGGGTTCGCCGACGCCGGGAGCGACGGCATCATCCAGTTCTCCACCGGCGGCGCGGAGTTCGGCTCCGGCACCCGGGTGAAGGACATGGTGACCGGCGCGGTGGCGCTGGCCGAGTTCGCGCACGTCGTCGCCGAGAAGTACCCGGTGAACATCGCTTTGCACACCGACCACTGCCCCAAGGACAAGCTGGACGGTTACGTGCGGCCCCTGGTCGCCCTGTCGCAGGACCGGGTGAACGCCGGCCAGGCGCCGCTGTTCCAGTCGCACATGTGGGACGGTTCGGCGATCGACCTCGACGAGAACCTGCAGATCGCCGAGGAGCTCCTCGACAAGACCGCGGCGGCCAAGATCGTCCTGGAGGTCGAGATCGGCGTGGTGGGCGGCGAGGAGGACGGCGTCGCGCACGACATCAACGAGAAGCTCTACACCGCCGAGGGCGACTTCGTGGCCACCGCGCGCAAGCTGGGCCTGGGCGAGCGCGGCATCTACCTGCTGGCCGCCACCTTCGGCAACGTCCACGGCGTCTACAAGCCGGGCAACGTGAAGCTGCGGCCGGAGATCCTCAAGCGGGGCCAGGACGTCGTCGCGAAGGAGTTCGGCAGCGCCGACGACAAGCCGTTCAACCTGGTCTTCCACGGCGGCTCGGGCTCGGCGCAGTCGGAGATCCGCGAGGCGCTGTCCTACGGCGTGGTGAAGATGAACGTCGACACCGACACCCAGTACGCCTTCACCCGTCCGGTGGTCGGCCACATGTTCACCAACTACGACGGCGTCCTGAAGGTCGACGGCGAGGTCGGCAACAAGAAGGCCTACGACCCGCGCAGCTACCTCAAGGCCGCCGAGACCGGCATGGCCGCCCGCGTCGTCGAGGCGTGCGAGGACCTGCTGTCGGCCGGCCAGTCGCAGGGCGCCTGATGACCCACTCGCACCAGAACCTGCTCGGCGAGCCGCCCGCCACCCTCTTGCCGCCCACACCGGAGGCCGACCGCGAGCTGGCCGAGGGCACGCCCGCCGCGGAGGTCGCCTCCCGCCACCCCACCGTCAGCGCGGCCTGGGCCGCGCTCGCCGAGGAGGCGCTGGGTCGGCCCGAGCGGCAGCTCCGCGACACCGTCGAGGGCTACGCCTACGCGCGCACCGGCTACCACCGCGGGCTGGACGCGCTGCGCCGCAACGGCTGGAAGGGCTTCGGTCCCGTGCCGTGGGCCCACGAGCCCAACCGCGGCTTCCTGCGCTGCGTCACCGAACTGGCGAAGGCCGCCGAGGCCATCGGCGAGTACGAGGAGCACGAGCGCTGCGTCCAGTTGCTGCGCGACTGCGACCCGAGCCTCGCGCCATGACATCACATCGTCGCCCTACCGGGCCAAACCGCGGCCAGGTGCCGTCCCGGCCGAGCTGAGCCCACTCGTCGGAGCCTCGGGGACCCTCCGGGCCCCGCTCGCCATCGACACCGCACGGGCCGTCTCCTGCCTGCAGGTTTGCGACCGCTCCCCAGTGATCATGAAGAAGGGGCATGCGCCATGGTGGCGTCACGGGGGAGACAGGAGGCAGGTCATGGCCACGCTTCTGTGGATCCTCGCGGTCGTCCTGGTGGTCGCCGGCATCTTCGCGATCATCCGGGGCCAGCTCCTCTGGGGCATCGTGCTCATCATCGTCGGGCTGCTCGTCGGCCCTGGCGGGGTGAGCGTCTTCGCCTGACCGGCGCTCAGCGGCCGCCCTGGTCCGGATGCACTCCCGCCAGGGCGTCGCTGAGCGCGCCGAACTCCTCGCCCCCGGCCATCAACCGGGTCAGGTCCGAGGCGTCGACGTCCTCGCGGCCGAGCCTGCCCGCCACCCGGCCGTGCGCGAGCAGCAGGAACCGGTCGCCGACCAGGTGGGCGTACCGCGGGTTGTTGGTCACCAGCAGCACGGCCAGCCCCTGACCGCGGGCCGCGACGATCGCCTGCAGGAGCAGTGTCTGCTGGGCGACGGTGAGCGGCGCCGTCGGCTCGTCCACGATCAGGGCACGGGCCCCGAAGTGCATCGCGCGTGCCACGGCAAGGCTCTGCCGGGCACCGGCCTCGAGCGTGCTGGCCGGCTGGTCGGGGTCCAGGCCGGTCACACCGACCCGGGCCATCGCCTCGATCGTCACCTCCCGCGCGCGCTCGACGTCGAGGCGGCGCAACGGCCATCGGCCCCGGGTCGGCTCGGCGCCGAGGAAGAAATTGCGCCAGATCGACAGCAGCGGGGCCACCGCGAGGTCCTGCCAGACGGTGGCGATGCCGACCGCCCGCGCCTGCTTCGGCGACCGGAAGTGCACCGGTTCGCCGGCGAGCAGCAGCTGCCCCTCGTCGTGCCGCCGCAGCCCCGAGAGCACCGACACCAGCGTCGACTTGCCCGAGCCGTTCTCCCCCAGCACGCAGGTGATCTGGCCGGCCGACAGGGCGGCGTTCACCCGGCACAGCGCCGTCACGCTGCCGAAGCGGACGGTGAGCCCGCGCAGCTCGAGGACGGGCAGCAGGACGCTGGAGCTCACGACCGCGGCACCGCCTTCAACCGGCGGCGGACCACGCCGTTGGCCAGCAGGGCGACCAGCAGCAGGACGCCGAGCAGCGCCTGGAACCAGGGGGCGTCCCAGCCGGCCAGGGTGATCCCCTGCCGGGCGACCGCGTAGAGCAGCGCGCCGACCGCCGCCCCGACCGCCGACCCGTACCCGCCGGTCAGCAGGCAGCCGCCGATGACCGCGACGACGATGAACTCGACGCCGGTGGTCAGGCCGGCCACGCCGACCTGGACGCTCTGCAGGCGGATGAGCGCGAGGGTGCCGAGCAACCACCCCGCGGTGGCGCTGAGGCAGAACAGCACCAGCGTCGTGTTCCGCACCGGGACGCCGAGCTGGCGGGCGGCGCGCCGGGCGCCGCCGCTGGCGAAGATCGCGTTGCCGAAGCGGGTGCGCCACAGCGCCCAGCTCGCGACCGCGGTCGCCGCCAGCCACCAGAGCAGCGACACCCGGAACCGGCCGTCTCCCAGCTGCAGGGTGGCGCCGAACACCGCCGAGGCCGACTCCCAGCCCGGCGCACCGTCGAGATCGGCGATCCGGGCCGAGCCGGCCACGCCCTGGACGGCGGCCTGCGAGGTGCCCTGCAGGACCAGGAACGTGGCCAGCGTGACCAGGAAACTGGGCAGCCCGGTGCTGACCACCAGGAGGCCGTTGACCAGGCCCACGAACAGCGCGACCCCCAGGGACGCGGCCAGGGCCGGCCAGGCGCCCCAGCCGGCGTGCCCGATGAGCAGCGCGGTCACCAGCGAGCTGGCCACCCCGAGCACGCCGATGGACAGGTCGAACTGGCCGGCGATGAGCAGCAGGGAGACGGCGACCGCGCCGATCCCGAGCACCGCGGCGACATCGAGGACCCCGGCCAGCCCGCCGGAGGTGAGCAGTGCCGGCGCCCGGACGCCGAAGAAGGCCACGACCACGACGAGACCGATCACCGCCGGCAGGCTGGGACGTGCCAGCGCCCGCAGCAGGGGTCCCCGCCCGCGCGTCAGCTCGACCGGCGCGGCGCCCAGCCGGGGCAGACGGTCGGTGCTCACCGGCGCGTCCCTGCGGGCAGCCGCGGTCCGGTCGTGGCGCGGGGCGACGGCAGCGTGACCTCCTCGACGGACGGGTGCGCCCAGTGTCCACGACCGGACTGTGCAGAGTGCAGCGACCGGACGCGCCCAGGTCAGGCCGGACGCGTCATGGCTGGAGCCGCCAGCGGATCCGGTGGTCGGCGTACCAGGTCCAGCGGGTGACCGGCCGGGGGTAGGGGACGCCGTCGCGGATGATCCGGGCCGGGTCCGAGGCCACCTGCAGGGCCCGGCCGCTGGTCTGCCGGGTCGGCCGCAGCGGCAGCGTCATCACCGTCACGCCGATGGTGTCCACGGCCTGCCAGTCGGGCCGGACGTCGATCCGGGTGATCTCCCCGTCGGCCACCTTGATGTCGTCGTGGTGGGCCGCCAGGCCCAGCCGGCGGCTCAGCGACCGTCGCCCGTCGCCGGCCGCCTCGATCCGCCCGTGGTGCAGGAGGACGCCGCCGTGGTCGTCCCGCACCAGGCACAGGTGCCGGGCCTCTCCGGTGCCCACACCGATGGCGCGGGCCAGGGCGACCGAGCTCTTGTCGCCGGCCGGCTCCCAGGCGACCGGGACGTCGGCGGTCCGCGAGGCCTTCAGCAGCTGGGTGAGGACGCCGGCCAGCGCGGGGACCGGACCGCGGACCACCACCGAATCGGCCTCGCGCGCGCCCGCGACGTCACCTTCCCGGGGGGCAACACCGGCCTCCAGGCGGCGGAGGTCGAGCTCGACGGAAGCCATGCCGATACCCTGCCATCTGCCCGCCGGGAACCGCCTGGTGCAGGACCGAGGAGATCCAGGACCGCATGCCGGCTGTCGTGCTGATCGGTGCCCAGTGGGGGGACGAGGGCAAGGGCAAGGCCACGGACCTCCTGGGTGGGCGGGTGCCCTACGTCGTCCGCTACCAGGGCGGCAACAACGCCGGCCACACGGTGATCACCCCGGACGGCGAGAAGTACGCACTGCACCTGATCCCGTCGGGCATCCTCACGCCGGGCTGCACCCCGGTCATCGGCAACGGCGTGGTGATCGACCCGCAGGTGCTCATCGGCGAGCTCGCCGGCCTCGAGGAGCGGGGCGTGGACACCTCGCGGCTGGTGATCTCCTCCGACGCGCACCTGATCATGCCGCACCACCGGGCCCTGGATAAGGTCACCGAGCGCTTCCTGGGCAAGCGCCGGATCGGCACGACCGGACGCGGCATCGGCCCGGCCTACGGCGACAAGGTCGCCCGCGTCGGCATCCGCGTGCAGGACCTGCTCGACCTGTCCATCCTGCGGCAGAAGCTCGAGGGCACTCTGCAGGAGAAGAACCAGATCCTGGTCAAGGTCTACAACCGCAAGGCGATCGACGTCGACGAGGTCGTCGCCGAGTACGCGGAGTACGCCGAGGCGCTCAAGCACCGCATCGTCGACACCCGCCTGCTCCTGGGCAAGGCGCTCGACGCCGGCGACTGGGTGCTGCTCGAAGGTTCGCAGGGCACCCTGCTCGACGTCGACCACGGCACGTATCCGTTCGTCACGTCCTCCAACCCGACCTCGGGTGGCGCCGCGACCGGTGCCGGCATCGGCCCGACCCGCATCGAGCGCGTGGTCGGCATCCTCAAGGCCTACACGACGCGCGTCGGCTCGGGCCCGTTCCCGACGGAACTGTTCGACGCCAACGGCGAATACCTGCGCAAGCAGGGCGGCGAGGTGGGCGTCACGACGGGGCGCGACCGCCGCTGCGGCTGGTTCGACGCCGTCGTCGCCCGTTACGCCAGCCGGGTCAACGGCATCACCGACTACTTCCTCACCAAGCTCGACGTGCTGTCGGGCCTGGAGTCGGTGCCGATCTGCGTGGCCTACGACGTGGACGGTGCCCGGCACCACGAGATGCCGATGACGCAGACCGACTTCCACCATGCGAAGCCGATCTACGAGGAGATGCCGGGCTGGTTCGAGGACATCCGGCACTGCCGGACGTTCGACGAGCTACCGGTGAACGCGCAGGCCTACGTGCGCCGGCTCGAGGAACTCTCGGGTGCACGGATCAGCGTCGTGGGCGTCGGTCCCGGCCGCGGGGAGAACGTGGTGGTCAGAGATCTCCTGAGTTGAGTCAGGTGCGCCGTCCGTGGCGCGGGGCCGGAGGCTCCCGCCGCGGACGCGCCGACACGCTCAGCTCAGCGGGGGGACGGCACCTGGCCGCGGTGCTGCCCGGAGGGCAGCAATGCGCACAGCTCCCGGATGGCCGCGGCGGCGAGGTCGGGGGAGTCGGTGATGAGCCCGTCCACGCCCAGGCCGAGCAGCTGGCGGGCCTCGCCGAGGGCGTCCCCCATGGCACCGGGCGCCTCGCCGCGGCGCAGGTGCTCGGGCAGGAACGCGTTCTCGGCCCGCAGCGTCCAGCAGAAGACCGACAGCGCCGCGCGGTGGGCCTCCTGGACCAGCGCGGAGGCGCCGCTCACCGGGCGGCCGTCGGCCTCCAGCAGCACCCGGTGCCAGCTGGGGCCGACCGCCTGGGCGTAGGTCGATATCTCGCGCAGACCGGCCGGCGTGACCATGCCGTCGCCGGACTGCCCCTCCGGGACCAGCTGCACCATCTGCGGGTCCTCCCCCAGCCGGGCGCGCAGGTCGCGCAGCACCGTCGGGTCGAAGGACTGCAGCAGCACGGTGCCGTCGTCGGCACCGAGGCGGCGCAGCTCCTCGCTCACGAGCTCGGCCATGGGGAGCCCGTGCGCAGTGCACCACCCGGGGTCCTTGAGCTCGGCGAGCACCCGGATCTGCCGCTCGGCGGTCGATCGGGTGCGCGCGAGCTCGATGACCTCGGCGAGGGTGAGGATGCCGAAGTGGCCGTCGTAGGCCGTGTTGAGGGGCCGCAGCTCGGGCATGCGCTCGACGGCGCGGAGCGTCTGCAGCTCGGGATAGGTGAAGTCCTCGGCGAACCACCCGGTGCAGACCTCGTCGTCGACCGCCCGGGTGGTGCGGCGCTCGGCGAACTCGGGCCGCGAGGCGACGTCCGTGGTGAGCGAGAGCTCGCTCTCGTGGCGGACGACGAGGACGCCGTCACGGCTGATGACGACGTCCGGCTCGATCAGCTCGGCGCCGAGGTCGATCGCCAGTTCGTAGCTGGCGGTCGTGTGCTCGGGTCGGTAGGCCGGAGCGCCGCGGTGGCCGATGACGACGGGCAGGGGAGTGCCGGTCGCCGGCCGTCGGGCCGGCGACTGTGTCGCGTGCATGTCACCCACAACACCTGAATCGGGTGTCCGCAGGGCGAACTGAAGAGAACGTGTCGCCCACAATTCGGAAGACACCACTCTGACCAGCCCGGCACCATGCGTCCCGTGACCGATCTCTCAGCGTCGGGCTGGACGCCCGACCGTGCCGCCGAGCTCCCTCCGGGGACCGCGCCGGGGCGCGTTTCCCGCGTGGACCGGGGACTTCTGAGCGTGCTGACCGCCGCCGGGGACGCCCGGGTGCACCCTGCCGCGGCCCTGTACGACGCGGACCCGGGCGGTCCGGCGGTGGGCGACTGGGTGGCGATCCGGGGTGAGCTGGCGGTCGCCGTCCTCCCCCGAAGGAGTGCCTTCGTCCGCACCGTCGCGGGACGGACGTCGGCCGCGCAGGTCGTGGCCGCCAACCTCGACGTCGTCCTGGTCGTCGATGCGTTGATCGGCGAGACCCGCCTCCGCCGCGTCGAGCGGTATCTGGCCGTGGCGTGGAGCAGCGGCGCGACGCCGGTCGTCGTGCTGACCAAGGCCGACCTGTGCGACGACGTGCCGGCGGCTGTGGAGCTCGTCGCGGAGGACGCCCTCGGTGTCCGCGTGCTCGCCGTCAGCGCGGTCACCGGAGAGGGCCTGGACGACGTGCGGGCGCTGCTGGGGCCGGGGCGGACGGCGGCGATGGTGGGCCCGTCGGGCGTCGGGAAGTCCAGCCTCGCCAATGCGCTGGCCGGCCGCACGCTGGTCGCGACCCGGGAGATCCGGGACGACGGCCGCGGCCGCCACACGACCACCGCCCGCGAACTGCACGTGCTGCCCGGCGGCGGGCTGCTCGTCGACACCCCGGGCATGCGCGAGCTCGGCCTCTACGACGACACCGAGGGCGTGGGCACCGCGTACGCCGACGTCGCGCTGCTGGCGGCCGAGTGCCGGTTCCGCGACTGCCGGCACCGCACCGAGCCCGGCTGCGCGGTCGCGGCCGCGATCGTCGACGGCCGGCTGGACCCGGCGCGGATGGTGGCCTGGCGCAAGCTGCAGGCCGAGGCGCACCGGCAGCTGCTGCGCGTCGACGCCCGCGCCCGGGCGG from Blastococcus sp. PRF04-17 encodes the following:
- a CDS encoding FAD-binding oxidoreductase; its protein translation is MGTAWVAELRDALGADSVLTDPDVTASYARDQAMLAAAGTPAAVVFPRSTADVVAVLQVATRHGVPVVPRGAGSGLAGSSNALDGAVTLVMTRMDAVLEVAPADRLAVVQPGVVNKQLRDAVAGAGLFYPPDPSSYDWCTIGGNLSTNSGGLCCVKYGVTTDYVLGLEVVLADGRVLRTGRRTVKGVAGYDLARLFVGSEGTLGVITEATLALRPAPQRPVTLAATFATTAQTGEVVERVVTGGLVPSLLEVMDNTCICAVDDLMRADLDRGARALLVAQSDAGGAAAAAEIAALAQLCAAAGADLVHTTDDPAEGDLLLAARRMALPALEQLGSTLIDDVAVPRSRIAAFLDGCDGIAERRQLVIGVVGHAGDGNMHPTICFDPTDADQRERAFAAFDDILELGLSLGGTITGEHGVGSIKVDWLEREIGPVSLSVHRAIKDALDPAGLLNPGKVFRRASVADLAAVGGLTSGAR
- a CDS encoding pentapeptide repeat-containing protein, which encodes MSEIRDADWYGADLGGQEHIDVTFAGVDLTETTGDGAVFTDCTFRDCAFNLAELTDAAFVNCTFTGCSFFHVTFAGCKLVGSTFGRCTFDLLTVSGGDWSFVGLAGADLSRATFTGARMREADLTGVRAAGATLRGLDLSAATLDDADLRGADLRGSDLSSLDPRTVQLADAQIDLPQALALVTALGLRVRPDASD
- the fbaA gene encoding class II fructose-bisphosphate aldolase → MPIATPEVYADMISRAKEGGFAYPAINCTSSETINAALRGFADAGSDGIIQFSTGGAEFGSGTRVKDMVTGAVALAEFAHVVAEKYPVNIALHTDHCPKDKLDGYVRPLVALSQDRVNAGQAPLFQSHMWDGSAIDLDENLQIAEELLDKTAAAKIVLEVEIGVVGGEEDGVAHDINEKLYTAEGDFVATARKLGLGERGIYLLAATFGNVHGVYKPGNVKLRPEILKRGQDVVAKEFGSADDKPFNLVFHGGSGSAQSEIREALSYGVVKMNVDTDTQYAFTRPVVGHMFTNYDGVLKVDGEVGNKKAYDPRSYLKAAETGMAARVVEACEDLLSAGQSQGA
- a CDS encoding DUF3151 domain-containing protein; protein product: MTHSHQNLLGEPPATLLPPTPEADRELAEGTPAAEVASRHPTVSAAWAALAEEALGRPERQLRDTVEGYAYARTGYHRGLDALRRNGWKGFGPVPWAHEPNRGFLRCVTELAKAAEAIGEYEEHERCVQLLRDCDPSLAP
- a CDS encoding GPGG-motif small membrane protein translates to MATLLWILAVVLVVAGIFAIIRGQLLWGIVLIIVGLLVGPGGVSVFA
- a CDS encoding ATP-binding cassette domain-containing protein, which encodes MSSSVLLPVLELRGLTVRFGSVTALCRVNAALSAGQITCVLGENGSGKSTLVSVLSGLRRHDEGQLLLAGEPVHFRSPKQARAVGIATVWQDLAVAPLLSIWRNFFLGAEPTRGRWPLRRLDVERAREVTIEAMARVGVTGLDPDQPASTLEAGARQSLAVARAMHFGARALIVDEPTAPLTVAQQTLLLQAIVAARGQGLAVLLVTNNPRYAHLVGDRFLLLAHGRVAGRLGREDVDASDLTRLMAGGEEFGALSDALAGVHPDQGGR
- a CDS encoding ABC transporter permease, which gives rise to MSTDRLPRLGAAPVELTRGRGPLLRALARPSLPAVIGLVVVVAFFGVRAPALLTSGGLAGVLDVAAVLGIGAVAVSLLLIAGQFDLSIGVLGVASSLVTALLIGHAGWGAWPALAASLGVALFVGLVNGLLVVSTGLPSFLVTLATFLVLQGTSQAAVQGVAGSARIADLDGAPGWESASAVFGATLQLGDGRFRVSLLWWLAATAVASWALWRTRFGNAIFASGGARRAARQLGVPVRNTTLVLFCLSATAGWLLGTLALIRLQSVQVGVAGLTTGVEFIVVAVIGGCLLTGGYGSAVGAAVGALLYAVARQGITLAGWDAPWFQALLGVLLLVALLANGVVRRRLKAVPRS
- a CDS encoding adenylosuccinate synthase, which gives rise to MPAVVLIGAQWGDEGKGKATDLLGGRVPYVVRYQGGNNAGHTVITPDGEKYALHLIPSGILTPGCTPVIGNGVVIDPQVLIGELAGLEERGVDTSRLVISSDAHLIMPHHRALDKVTERFLGKRRIGTTGRGIGPAYGDKVARVGIRVQDLLDLSILRQKLEGTLQEKNQILVKVYNRKAIDVDEVVAEYAEYAEALKHRIVDTRLLLGKALDAGDWVLLEGSQGTLLDVDHGTYPFVTSSNPTSGGAATGAGIGPTRIERVVGILKAYTTRVGSGPFPTELFDANGEYLRKQGGEVGVTTGRDRRCGWFDAVVARYASRVNGITDYFLTKLDVLSGLESVPICVAYDVDGARHHEMPMTQTDFHHAKPIYEEMPGWFEDIRHCRTFDELPVNAQAYVRRLEELSGARISVVGVGPGRGENVVVRDLLS
- a CDS encoding glycerophosphodiester phosphodiesterase family protein codes for the protein MHATQSPARRPATGTPLPVVIGHRGAPAYRPEHTTASYELAIDLGAELIEPDVVISRDGVLVVRHESELSLTTDVASRPEFAERRTTRAVDDEVCTGWFAEDFTYPELQTLRAVERMPELRPLNTAYDGHFGILTLAEVIELARTRSTAERQIRVLAELKDPGWCTAHGLPMAELVSEELRRLGADDGTVLLQSFDPTVLRDLRARLGEDPQMVQLVPEGQSGDGMVTPAGLREISTYAQAVGPSWHRVLLEADGRPVSGASALVQEAHRAALSVFCWTLRAENAFLPEHLRRGEAPGAMGDALGEARQLLGLGVDGLITDSPDLAAAAIRELCALLPSGQHRGQVPSPR
- the rsgA gene encoding ribosome small subunit-dependent GTPase A, encoding MTDLSASGWTPDRAAELPPGTAPGRVSRVDRGLLSVLTAAGDARVHPAAALYDADPGGPAVGDWVAIRGELAVAVLPRRSAFVRTVAGRTSAAQVVAANLDVVLVVDALIGETRLRRVERYLAVAWSSGATPVVVLTKADLCDDVPAAVELVAEDALGVRVLAVSAVTGEGLDDVRALLGPGRTAAMVGPSGVGKSSLANALAGRTLVATREIRDDGRGRHTTTARELHVLPGGGLLVDTPGMRELGLYDDTEGVGTAYADVALLAAECRFRDCRHRTEPGCAVAAAIVDGRLDPARMVAWRKLQAEAHRQLLRVDARARAAEHARVRAFHRSLRDQPHR